A DNA window from Bacteroidia bacterium contains the following coding sequences:
- the frr gene encoding ribosome recycling factor, giving the protein MSEDVQFILDAMKEQMSASVVHLETELVKVRAGKANPSMLDGVFVDYYGVRTPLNQVSNVNTPDARTLAVQPWEKAMIDPIMKAIQAANLGFNPTNNGTMVIISVPPLTEERRKDLVKKAKAEGENAKVSLRTARKEALEEIKQLNKLPEDEKKTAETKIQEMIDQFSGRVDKHLEVKEKEIMTV; this is encoded by the coding sequence ATGTCAGAGGACGTTCAATTTATTCTGGATGCCATGAAGGAGCAGATGAGCGCCTCAGTGGTACACCTTGAAACCGAGCTGGTGAAAGTGAGGGCAGGCAAAGCGAACCCTTCCATGCTCGATGGCGTATTTGTGGATTACTACGGTGTACGCACCCCCCTTAACCAGGTGAGCAACGTAAATACTCCAGATGCCCGTACCCTGGCGGTACAACCCTGGGAAAAGGCCATGATTGATCCTATCATGAAAGCCATACAGGCAGCGAATCTTGGGTTTAATCCCACCAATAACGGTACAATGGTGATCATCTCCGTTCCCCCGTTGACGGAGGAACGCAGAAAGGATCTTGTGAAAAAAGCAAAAGCAGAAGGTGAAAATGCCAAAGTTTCCCTTCGAACAGCAAGAAAGGAAGCCCTGGAAGAGATAAAGCAACTGAATAAACTGCCGGAAGACGAAAAGAAAACAGCGGAGACAAAGATCCAGGAAATGATTGACCAGTTCTCCGGGAGAGTGGACAAACACCTGGAAGTAAAAGAGAAGGAGATCATGACCGTGTGA
- a CDS encoding UMP kinase gives MKYNRILLKLSGEALMGDKQFGIDHERLSRYAKEIRDVAATGTQLAVVIGGGNIFRGIQASEGGMDRVQGDYMGMLATVINSMALQSALEKLGVETRLQSAIAMDQICEPFIRRKAVRHLEKGRVVIFGAGTGNPYFTTDTAATLRAIEIEANVVLKGTRVDGIYTADPEKNKEAKKYDTITFSEVFEKGLEVMDMTAFTLCNENKLPIIVFDMNKPGNLRKVLAGEKVGTLVEF, from the coding sequence ATGAAATACAACAGGATATTGCTTAAGCTTTCCGGAGAAGCCCTCATGGGTGATAAACAGTTCGGGATTGATCACGAACGACTTTCCCGGTATGCGAAGGAAATCAGGGATGTAGCCGCCACCGGTACTCAGCTGGCAGTAGTGATCGGCGGAGGAAATATTTTCCGTGGTATTCAGGCCAGCGAAGGTGGGATGGACCGTGTGCAGGGGGATTACATGGGCATGCTGGCCACCGTGATCAATTCCATGGCTCTTCAAAGCGCTCTGGAAAAACTGGGAGTAGAAACCCGCTTGCAAAGCGCCATCGCCATGGATCAGATCTGCGAGCCCTTTATCAGGAGAAAAGCCGTACGCCACCTCGAAAAGGGAAGAGTCGTTATCTTCGGTGCAGGCACCGGAAATCCCTATTTCACCACCGATACCGCAGCGACCCTGCGCGCTATAGAGATCGAAGCGAATGTAGTGCTGAAAGGTACACGTGTAGATGGAATCTATACTGCCGATCCGGAAAAAAATAAAGAAGCTAAGAAATACGATACCATCACATTCAGCGAAGTGTTTGAAAAAGGACTCGAAGTAATGGATATGACTGCCTTTACGCTTTGCAATGAGAATAAACTTCCCATCATTGTGTTCGATATGAACAAACCCGGCAACCTGCGGAAGGTGCTGGCCGGCGAAAAGGTGGGAACATTGGTTGAATTTTAA
- a CDS encoding elongation factor Ts, with translation MSITAADVNKLRQITGAGMMDCKKALAESGGDFDKAIEFLRKKGQKVAANRSDRDAKEGVVLAKTSGDNKRGILIVLNCETDFVAKNDEFRGVAETIAGIALDKKPATKEELLALSFAGNGLTIADKITEQVGKIGEKIELSKFEAIEAGKVVAYNHPGNKLATIVGFNKDSKEDVARDVAMQVAAMAPVAVDRGDVDPSMLEKEIEIAKEQLRNEGKPAEKIDMIAKGKIEKFYKESTLLNQEFIKDNKKTISQYLKESDAELKVTGFRRIALG, from the coding sequence ATGTCAATTACTGCAGCAGATGTAAATAAGCTTCGTCAGATCACCGGTGCGGGCATGATGGATTGCAAGAAAGCCCTCGCGGAATCGGGAGGAGATTTTGATAAAGCAATTGAATTCCTTCGCAAGAAGGGTCAGAAGGTGGCTGCTAACCGCAGCGACCGGGATGCCAAAGAAGGTGTGGTACTGGCTAAAACGTCAGGCGATAACAAGCGCGGTATTCTTATTGTACTGAATTGCGAAACCGATTTCGTGGCCAAGAACGACGAGTTTCGCGGCGTGGCAGAAACCATCGCGGGTATTGCTCTGGATAAGAAGCCTGCCACGAAAGAGGAACTGCTGGCGCTTTCTTTCGCCGGAAACGGACTTACCATCGCCGATAAAATTACCGAGCAGGTGGGAAAGATCGGAGAGAAGATCGAATTAAGTAAGTTCGAAGCCATTGAAGCGGGAAAAGTAGTGGCCTATAATCACCCCGGAAATAAACTCGCCACCATTGTGGGTTTCAATAAGGATTCCAAAGAGGATGTGGCCAGGGATGTGGCAATGCAGGTAGCGGCTATGGCACCTGTGGCAGTTGATCGTGGCGATGTAGATCCTTCCATGCTGGAAAAAGAAATTGAAATCGCAAAAGAGCAACTTCGCAACGAAGGAAAACCTGCCGAAAAGATCGATATGATCGCCAAAGGAAAGATTGAGAAATTCTACAAGGAATCAACACTGCTCAATCAGGAGTTCATCAAGGATAACAAGAAAACGATCTCACAATATCTGAAAGAAAGCGATGCCGAGCTCAAAGTCACCGGCTTCCGAAGAATAGCATTGGGTTAA
- the rpsB gene encoding 30S ribosomal protein S2 — translation MSKANFEMLLEAGAHFGHLRRKWNPAMAPYIFAEKNGIHLIDLHKTVAKLDEAGAALKQIARSGKKVLFVATKKQARNIVAKKVKNINMPYVTERWPGGMLTNFATIRKSIRKMAAIDKMNTDGTYANISKKERLSIARQRAKLETQFGSIADLTRLPAAMFVVDIVKEHIAIAEARKLNIPTFAIVDTNSDPNLVDFPIPANDDASSSIEYIVSFITGAIADGLSERKIDKDKEAEEKEAGGEDSDSKIAKKIELIEAEVDEAHEGSKKEKRKTTKQLIAKKSTPTPPPVKK, via the coding sequence ATGTCAAAAGCCAATTTTGAAATGCTGCTTGAAGCAGGCGCACACTTCGGACACCTGCGCAGAAAATGGAATCCTGCCATGGCGCCCTATATTTTCGCCGAAAAGAACGGGATTCACCTGATCGATCTTCACAAGACCGTTGCCAAACTCGATGAGGCCGGGGCCGCTTTGAAGCAGATCGCACGCAGCGGAAAGAAAGTCCTCTTCGTTGCTACTAAAAAACAGGCACGCAATATTGTCGCCAAAAAAGTGAAGAATATCAATATGCCTTATGTGACCGAGCGCTGGCCCGGCGGTATGCTTACCAATTTCGCTACAATCCGTAAGAGTATCCGGAAAATGGCTGCTATTGATAAAATGAACACAGACGGTACTTATGCGAATATTTCCAAGAAGGAACGTCTTTCTATCGCACGGCAACGTGCGAAGCTGGAGACCCAATTTGGATCCATCGCCGACCTTACTCGCCTTCCGGCTGCCATGTTTGTGGTGGATATCGTGAAGGAACACATTGCGATCGCGGAGGCAAGAAAACTCAACATCCCTACTTTCGCCATCGTGGATACAAACTCCGATCCGAACCTGGTGGATTTCCCCATCCCGGCAAACGACGATGCTTCTTCTTCTATTGAGTACATCGTTTCTTTTATTACCGGGGCTATCGCGGATGGACTTTCTGAGCGTAAGATCGACAAGGATAAGGAAGCCGAGGAGAAAGAAGCGGGTGGAGAGGATTCCGATAGCAAAATCGCCAAGAAGATCGAACTGATCGAGGCGGAAGTGGATGAAGCGCATGAAGGAAGTAAAAAAGAAAAGCGCAAAACCACCAAGCAACTCATTGCGAAAAAATCGACCCCTACACCTCCTCCTGTTAAAAAGTAA
- the rpsI gene encoding 30S ribosomal protein S9 gives METTNKLGRRKTAIARVYLKKGKGKVVVNGKELKDYFPSALLQFKVNQPLNAIGVADKYDVTINVNGGGINGQAEAIRLGIARALVEIDAECKPKLRKEGFMTRDSRMVERKKPGQKKARKRFQFSKR, from the coding sequence ATGGAAACCACCAATAAACTCGGAAGAAGAAAAACGGCCATTGCCCGTGTCTACCTCAAAAAGGGGAAGGGCAAAGTGGTTGTGAACGGAAAAGAACTGAAGGATTATTTTCCATCGGCTCTGCTGCAATTCAAAGTGAATCAGCCACTGAATGCCATCGGGGTGGCAGATAAATACGATGTCACTATCAATGTGAACGGCGGAGGCATCAACGGCCAGGCCGAGGCCATTCGTTTGGGCATTGCCCGCGCACTGGTGGAAATTGATGCAGAATGCAAGCCAAAATTGCGTAAAGAAGGTTTCATGACCCGCGATTCCAGAATGGTAGAGAGAAAGAAGCCCGGTCAGAAGAAAGCCCGTAAGAGATTCCAGTTCAGCAAACGTTAA
- the rplM gene encoding 50S ribosomal protein L13, which produces MNTPSYKTVFANRAAVKQNWVLVDAEDQPVGRLCSKIAYLVKGKNKTYYTPNTNCGDHVVVINAEKVKFTGNKVVEKQYVRHTDYPGGQRFATPKEMLAKRPEFIIERAVKKMLPKNKLGNDLFRNLHVYSGTAHPHEAQAPKKLDLSKIIAHNKI; this is translated from the coding sequence GTGAATACACCAAGCTACAAAACGGTTTTCGCCAACAGGGCTGCCGTTAAGCAAAACTGGGTCCTGGTAGACGCGGAGGATCAGCCGGTGGGCCGTCTCTGCAGCAAGATCGCCTACCTTGTGAAAGGAAAGAACAAGACCTACTACACTCCCAATACCAATTGCGGAGACCATGTGGTAGTGATCAATGCTGAAAAAGTAAAATTCACCGGAAACAAGGTGGTGGAAAAGCAATATGTACGTCATACAGATTACCCGGGCGGACAGCGTTTTGCAACACCAAAGGAAATGCTGGCCAAGCGCCCCGAGTTCATCATTGAACGGGCAGTGAAGAAGATGCTTCCCAAGAACAAGCTGGGAAATGATCTCTTCCGCAATCTGCATGTGTACTCCGGAACCGCCCACCCGCACGAGGCCCAGGCTCCCAAAAAACTCGACCTTTCAAAAATCATCGCTCACAATAAGATCTGA
- a CDS encoding T9SS type A sorting domain-containing protein, whose protein sequence is MKAFFFTLLSISALTLSAQITFQKEITFPSSANTPFYVGNEIGVMPNGDVIMAVVNMNQSIQISRLSSSGQLITAYELFIFNGIESDPVMEVSPSGNIDVFMVSDSSWMTDGSFNWTRLDANMNVLFSKKIEANNYLFYSLYANPSIGYFPNGDIAISISSYSAMVMLRMDQNGNLLWHREFTADSNETKNPSFSPCITSDGGALIPGKRNSDNFYVKIDGSGNVQWTTLLSAGIDFYAHSKKVIQASDGGYYVVGFMYDMNNWVSYSSAFILKLNSAGNYQWIKNYALPDSTELKFWDVFQTYSGELVISGGDYLMGGGALLSIADVNGNIQRTVQVTPEANFWLTSPRIASINSADILFSYTQTDMNGINYKLFRSDWLSFLWCDVNEISLMSTMANYNPIQSSQVHEYGQYTVSVSNSSASISNLNGVSVTDFCSNTGIASIESSSLNLYPNPASSHIALDLGSTFEPGLKYQVVDLMGRKVMSGDVPTEHLRLMVDALPSGLYHLRLSSGQVLTFSRD, encoded by the coding sequence ATGAAAGCGTTCTTCTTTACACTCCTCTCGATCTCCGCGTTAACCCTTTCTGCACAGATCACGTTCCAAAAAGAGATCACTTTTCCCTCCTCTGCTAATACGCCATTTTATGTTGGCAATGAAATTGGGGTGATGCCCAATGGAGATGTGATCATGGCGGTTGTCAATATGAATCAATCGATACAGATTTCCAGACTTTCGTCCAGCGGTCAACTCATCACTGCATATGAACTTTTTATTTTTAATGGAATTGAGTCAGATCCCGTAATGGAAGTTTCTCCATCGGGAAATATTGATGTTTTTATGGTTTCAGACTCTTCCTGGATGACCGACGGCTCGTTTAACTGGACCCGGTTGGATGCAAATATGAACGTTCTTTTCAGTAAAAAGATTGAAGCGAATAATTATCTTTTTTATAGTTTGTATGCCAATCCATCCATTGGATATTTTCCGAATGGAGACATAGCCATTTCCATCAGTTCGTATTCGGCCATGGTTATGCTCCGCATGGACCAAAATGGAAACCTTCTCTGGCATCGGGAATTTACGGCCGACTCCAATGAAACCAAAAATCCAAGCTTTTCACCATGTATAACCTCAGATGGCGGAGCTCTCATCCCCGGGAAACGCAACTCAGACAATTTTTATGTAAAGATCGATGGATCAGGGAATGTTCAATGGACAACCCTTCTCAGCGCAGGGATTGATTTTTATGCTCATTCCAAAAAGGTGATCCAGGCGTCAGATGGCGGATACTATGTGGTAGGTTTCATGTATGACATGAATAATTGGGTTTCCTATTCATCGGCTTTTATACTGAAGCTGAACTCAGCCGGGAATTATCAATGGATAAAGAACTACGCCTTGCCGGATTCAACGGAGCTGAAATTCTGGGATGTGTTTCAGACGTACAGTGGCGAACTGGTTATCTCAGGGGGAGATTATTTGATGGGAGGTGGCGCATTGCTTTCCATTGCGGATGTTAATGGAAACATTCAGAGAACAGTCCAGGTAACTCCTGAAGCTAATTTTTGGTTAACCAGTCCGAGGATAGCTTCCATTAACTCAGCGGATATCCTGTTTAGCTATACCCAAACTGACATGAATGGAATTAACTACAAACTTTTCCGTTCGGATTGGTTGAGTTTCTTATGGTGTGATGTGAATGAAATTTCCCTGATGTCTACAATGGCAAATTATAATCCGATTCAGAGTTCACAAGTGCATGAATATGGGCAGTATACCGTTTCCGTTTCTAATTCGTCTGCCAGCATTTCAAATCTTAACGGCGTTTCCGTAACCGATTTTTGTTCCAACACCGGTATCGCATCAATTGAGTCTTCCTCTTTGAATCTGTATCCCAATCCCGCCTCCAGCCATATCGCCCTCGATCTCGGCTCCACCTTCGAGCCGGGCCTGAAATATCAGGTCGTGGATCTCATGGGAAGAAAGGTCATGAGTGGGGATGTACCCACTGAACATCTTCGCTTGATGGTGGATGCCTTGCCCTCGGGCCTGTATCACCTTCGCCTCAGCTCCGGCCAGGTGCTCACATTCTCAAGGGATTAG
- a CDS encoding tetratricopeptide repeat protein, with product MKGIRHLYLFVLLLLSQQAGAGNFKTPADSFRSMLRVAKHDTDKVVAMLRLGWELHHNDIDTALILSTNALRLAKETGLELYIASAENNQGLFNYYKGNYQAAIDYLSRSLKRNSALGRHKQIANNFLNLGLVYERMGSQSLALDHYLKALKIREDLKDSVGIAWCYNNVGAIHFNMRNYDLSLRDYHKSLKVFERIWYDDGIGWVNNNIGSVYLIKGMPDSAIPFFEKGLEIYRALGRKSTIAECYSFLGDAYLLKREFGKAEEYLRSALDLALEVGADATVSSAYSLYARYHRLKRDFQLALESSRKALVMAKNIGSVELIRSGYEDLSGIFSDMGRPDSAYYYSQKYIQLQDSIFSERALRQINEMSALYDTEKKQQEIEMLHMESGRQALVNAALGVGAFLMLMVIILGIRSFRQKNKSNKQLQEQNMIIAEKNKNITDSITYSKRIQESILPLEEEMARLFPSYFVLNLPKDIVSGDFYWIAEKDEKKIVCVADCTGHGVPGALMSMLGNNLLNQIVMERGVTYPSDILQYLDMGITSALKQTDAGLSQYDGIDCSLVVAERGGDKVLFAGAVRPLIVFREGKMEEYRSGKVSLGGKPGLLKQFPTLSIDLKGVTELFMFSDGYADQFGGDAKTGKAGKKMMVKNFKLLLERIHTMSLTEQKNELLHFLHTWKREYEQVDDILVIGLKP from the coding sequence ATGAAAGGAATCCGGCACCTTTACCTCTTCGTTCTGCTACTGCTCTCACAGCAGGCCGGCGCCGGAAATTTCAAAACACCGGCTGACTCTTTCAGGAGCATGCTGCGTGTTGCCAAACACGATACAGATAAGGTAGTTGCCATGCTCCGGCTGGGATGGGAATTGCATCATAACGATATTGACACCGCACTCATTCTTTCTACCAACGCACTACGGCTGGCAAAGGAAACCGGACTGGAACTGTATATTGCCTCAGCTGAAAATAACCAGGGACTCTTTAACTATTACAAAGGCAATTATCAGGCTGCCATTGATTACCTCTCGAGATCACTGAAGAGGAATTCAGCGCTGGGAAGACACAAGCAGATTGCGAACAATTTTCTTAACCTGGGTCTGGTGTATGAGCGCATGGGGTCCCAAAGCCTGGCCTTGGATCATTATCTCAAAGCACTGAAAATACGGGAAGACCTGAAAGATTCCGTTGGTATTGCCTGGTGTTACAATAATGTGGGAGCCATTCATTTTAATATGAGGAATTACGACCTGAGCCTGAGAGATTATCATAAGTCACTGAAAGTGTTTGAGCGAATCTGGTACGATGACGGTATTGGATGGGTGAATAACAACATCGGTTCGGTATATTTGATTAAGGGTATGCCGGACAGCGCGATCCCGTTCTTTGAAAAAGGACTGGAGATCTACCGGGCGCTGGGAAGAAAATCTACGATTGCGGAGTGTTACAGCTTTCTCGGCGACGCGTATCTGCTGAAAAGGGAATTCGGTAAGGCGGAAGAGTACCTAAGATCGGCACTGGATCTGGCACTGGAGGTAGGAGCAGATGCAACGGTTTCTTCTGCCTACTCATTATATGCACGTTATCACCGATTGAAAAGGGATTTTCAACTGGCTCTGGAAAGCAGCAGGAAGGCGTTGGTAATGGCAAAAAATATCGGAAGCGTGGAGCTGATCCGGAGCGGCTACGAAGATCTTTCGGGTATTTTTTCGGACATGGGCCGCCCAGACAGTGCTTATTATTATTCTCAAAAGTACATTCAGCTTCAGGATTCGATCTTCAGCGAGCGGGCCCTGCGCCAGATTAATGAAATGAGCGCTTTATATGACACAGAAAAAAAGCAGCAGGAGATCGAAATGCTCCACATGGAGAGCGGTCGCCAGGCTCTGGTTAATGCAGCCCTCGGTGTGGGAGCTTTTCTGATGCTGATGGTTATTATTCTTGGTATCCGCAGTTTTCGTCAAAAGAACAAAAGCAATAAGCAGCTGCAGGAGCAGAACATGATCATTGCCGAGAAGAATAAGAACATCACCGACAGCATTACGTATTCAAAGCGCATTCAGGAATCCATACTGCCCCTCGAAGAGGAGATGGCGCGTTTGTTCCCTTCCTATTTTGTGCTGAACCTTCCCAAGGATATTGTAAGCGGCGATTTCTATTGGATTGCGGAGAAAGATGAAAAGAAGATTGTTTGTGTTGCTGACTGCACCGGACATGGTGTTCCCGGAGCTTTGATGAGTATGCTGGGAAATAATCTCTTGAACCAGATTGTGATGGAAAGGGGGGTGACTTATCCTTCGGATATTCTGCAATATCTGGATATGGGCATAACCTCAGCGCTTAAGCAAACCGATGCGGGACTTTCACAGTACGACGGAATTGATTGCTCCCTCGTGGTGGCCGAGAGGGGAGGAGATAAAGTGTTGTTTGCGGGAGCGGTGCGGCCACTGATTGTTTTCAGGGAGGGAAAGATGGAAGAATACCGGTCTGGGAAAGTTTCATTAGGCGGGAAGCCCGGCTTGCTAAAGCAGTTTCCTACCTTAAGCATCGATCTGAAGGGAGTAACTGAGCTATTTATGTTCTCCGATGGGTATGCGGATCAGTTCGGAGGTGATGCAAAGACCGGTAAAGCAGGCAAGAAAATGATGGTGAAGAATTTTAAATTATTGCTGGAGCGCATTCACACCATGTCACTCACTGAACAAAAAAACGAGCTGCTTCATTTCCTTCACACCTGGAAACGTGAATACGAACAGGTAGACGACATCCTTGTGATCGGCCTCAAACCCTGA
- the kbl gene encoding glycine C-acetyltransferase, producing MYGDIKQHLQKELDSIREAGLFKRERVLSTSQGATVTVNGKEVIIFCANNYLGLSSHPKVIEAAHKTLDKWGYGMSSVRFICGTEEIHKELERKLSEWLGQEDTILYAACFDANGGVFEPLLGEEDAIISDELNHASIIDGVRLCKAQRFRYKNCDMADLEEQLKAAGKNRFRLVVTDGVFSMDGFVAPLDKICDLAEKYNAMVMVDESHASGFIGKTGRGTVELKNVMHRVDIITGTMGKALGGAMGGFTSGKKEIIEMLRQRSRPYLFSNSLAPHIVGATIAVIDMLSETTTLRDKLEWNIKYFKDGMRRIGLEFKNGDSAIVPVMLYDAKLSQTFADKLLEEGIYVIGFFFPVVPKGQARIRVQLSAAHEKEHLDKAIAAFEKVGKELGVLKKL from the coding sequence ATGTACGGAGACATCAAACAACATCTTCAGAAAGAACTGGATTCCATCAGGGAAGCCGGATTGTTCAAGCGCGAGCGCGTGCTTTCTACCTCACAGGGTGCTACGGTTACTGTGAACGGGAAGGAAGTAATCATCTTCTGCGCTAACAATTATCTCGGACTTTCTTCCCATCCGAAAGTTATTGAAGCGGCTCATAAAACCCTCGACAAGTGGGGCTATGGAATGAGTTCGGTTCGCTTTATTTGCGGAACGGAGGAAATCCATAAGGAATTAGAAAGGAAACTGTCTGAATGGCTGGGGCAGGAGGATACTATTCTTTACGCTGCCTGCTTCGATGCCAATGGCGGAGTGTTTGAACCTCTCCTGGGAGAGGAAGATGCCATCATTTCGGATGAGTTGAACCATGCCAGTATCATTGACGGTGTTCGTTTGTGCAAAGCGCAGCGCTTCCGATACAAGAACTGCGACATGGCAGATCTGGAGGAACAACTTAAAGCGGCCGGGAAGAACCGGTTCCGGCTGGTAGTAACAGACGGAGTTTTCTCCATGGACGGTTTTGTTGCACCCCTGGATAAAATCTGTGATCTCGCCGAAAAGTACAATGCCATGGTGATGGTAGACGAAAGCCATGCCTCCGGTTTTATCGGTAAAACCGGAAGAGGAACAGTGGAATTAAAGAATGTAATGCACCGCGTAGATATTATTACCGGAACTATGGGTAAAGCACTGGGTGGAGCCATGGGCGGTTTTACCTCCGGAAAGAAAGAGATCATAGAAATGCTCAGGCAACGTTCAAGACCGTATCTTTTCTCTAATTCCCTCGCCCCGCATATTGTGGGTGCAACCATTGCGGTCATTGACATGCTAAGCGAAACCACAACCCTTCGGGATAAACTGGAATGGAACATTAAGTACTTTAAGGACGGAATGCGCAGGATCGGACTGGAATTTAAGAACGGAGATTCTGCCATTGTCCCCGTTATGCTCTACGACGCGAAACTCTCTCAGACCTTCGCCGATAAGCTGCTGGAGGAAGGAATCTATGTGATCGGGTTCTTTTTTCCTGTGGTTCCCAAAGGACAGGCTCGTATCCGTGTTCAGCTTTCTGCAGCACATGAAAAGGAACACCTGGATAAGGCCATTGCAGCATTCGAAAAAGTAGGGAAAGAGCTGGGAGTGCTAAAAAAATTGTAA
- the gdhA gene encoding NADP-specific glutamate dehydrogenase, translated as MATAVKAKKNGSSKTENEILKFMAKIRQRDPNQPEFIQAVQEVADAVIPYIMENPKYADAKILERIAEPERAFQFRIPWIDDKGRMQVNRGFRIQMNSAIGPYKGGLRFHPSVNLSILKFLAFEQVFKNSLTTLPMGGGKGGADFDPKGKSDTEVMRFCQSFMTELFRHIGPDTDVPAGDIGVGGREVGYMFGQYKRLANEFTGVLTGKGLDFGGSLIRPEATGYGCVYFVQEMLNYKRDGLKGKRCVVSGSGNVAQYTVEKINQLGGKVVTLSDSEGFIYDKNGINDEKLAWVMDLKNNRRGRIKEYAKKFKAEFHSGKTPWGVRCDAAFPSATQNELNGNDAVMLAKNGCKAVGEGANMPSTPEAVEVFLHNKMMYAPGKASNAGGVATSGLEMSQNSLRLSWTRKEVDERLHNIMKSIHATCVKYGKDGGSVNYVKGANIGGFVKVADAMIAQGHV; from the coding sequence ATGGCTACAGCAGTAAAAGCCAAGAAAAACGGCTCAAGTAAAACAGAAAATGAGATCCTGAAATTCATGGCGAAAATCAGGCAGCGCGACCCCAACCAACCTGAATTCATTCAGGCCGTACAGGAAGTGGCCGATGCGGTGATTCCTTACATCATGGAAAATCCAAAGTATGCCGATGCTAAGATCCTTGAACGGATCGCAGAGCCGGAGCGGGCATTTCAGTTCCGCATTCCATGGATTGATGACAAGGGTCGTATGCAGGTAAACAGAGGCTTCCGTATTCAGATGAATTCTGCAATCGGTCCGTATAAGGGCGGTCTTCGTTTCCACCCTTCCGTTAACCTTTCTATTCTGAAGTTTCTTGCCTTTGAGCAGGTATTTAAAAATTCACTGACCACACTCCCCATGGGAGGAGGAAAAGGCGGCGCTGATTTCGACCCTAAAGGCAAATCCGATACTGAAGTGATGCGTTTTTGTCAGAGTTTTATGACCGAACTCTTCAGACATATTGGTCCTGATACCGACGTACCTGCCGGCGATATTGGAGTAGGCGGACGAGAGGTGGGATATATGTTCGGACAGTACAAGCGGCTTGCCAATGAGTTCACCGGAGTACTCACCGGGAAGGGACTGGATTTCGGTGGCTCACTCATCCGTCCGGAAGCAACAGGTTACGGGTGTGTTTATTTTGTACAGGAAATGCTCAACTATAAGCGGGATGGTCTAAAAGGTAAGCGCTGCGTAGTTTCCGGTTCCGGAAACGTTGCGCAATACACCGTAGAAAAGATCAATCAGCTGGGAGGTAAAGTGGTAACGCTCTCCGATTCGGAAGGATTTATTTACGATAAGAATGGAATCAACGACGAGAAGCTGGCCTGGGTAATGGACCTGAAAAACAACCGCCGCGGACGCATTAAAGAGTACGCCAAGAAGTTTAAAGCAGAATTCCATTCCGGTAAAACTCCCTGGGGTGTACGATGCGACGCCGCATTCCCGAGTGCTACCCAGAACGAATTGAATGGCAATGATGCGGTTATGCTGGCTAAAAACGGATGCAAAGCAGTGGGCGAAGGCGCCAATATGCCTTCCACTCCTGAAGCAGTAGAAGTTTTCCTGCATAACAAAATGATGTATGCACCCGGTAAGGCTTCCAACGCCGGCGGTGTGGCTACCTCCGGTCTGGAGATGAGCCAGAATTCGCTGCGTCTGAGCTGGACCCGCAAGGAGGTGGATGAGCGGCTGCACAATATTATGAAGAGCATTCATGCCACTTGCGTGAAGTACGGAAAGGATGGAGGCAGTGTAAATTATGTGAAGGGCGCGAACATCGGAGGATTTGTGAAAGTGGCCGATGCCATGATCGCACAGGGGCATGTGTAA